From Variimorphobacter saccharofermentans, one genomic window encodes:
- a CDS encoding glycosyltransferase family 4 protein — protein sequence MKILVLTSCYPEPEDDSKVGATPVVHYFAREWVKSGHEVLVIHNANKFILPLYLLPSFIKHKINSMVDMVFPKLSQRKALYREMEGVKIKRIPILKVIPRCEFLPIQIKLQLRRIQKTLLEQDFIPDVMVGHWETPQIPLLSMLKEVYSCKAVEVFHGTHYIHKGIYYKKYRKYLESIDQFGGRSPEIARKVKESLKLQYDPFICYSGIPNEYIREYTRERPEKRFEEMDAIHDFLYVGKLIDRKCVDSIILALRDAYPMKNFHLNIIGVGACEASLRDMVDKFGLQEQITFYGSLPREEVIKHMQYAQCFTMISSREVFGLVYLEAMSQGCIVIASRNEGFDGIIVDGLNGFLCEAGNAQELSKVYERINGLTQEEKEQISRNAVETAHHFTDSEVAKRYLKVFY from the coding sequence ATGAAAATATTAGTGTTAACGTCCTGTTATCCGGAGCCGGAGGATGATTCCAAGGTTGGTGCCACACCAGTGGTTCATTATTTTGCCAGAGAATGGGTTAAGAGCGGACATGAGGTACTAGTCATTCATAATGCCAATAAGTTTATTCTTCCACTCTATTTACTACCGAGTTTTATCAAGCACAAAATTAATTCCATGGTGGATATGGTTTTCCCGAAGCTGTCCCAGCGAAAGGCTCTGTATCGGGAAATGGAGGGAGTGAAGATCAAGCGAATTCCCATACTGAAGGTTATACCGCGCTGTGAGTTCTTGCCAATACAGATAAAGCTTCAGCTTCGTAGAATCCAAAAAACACTTCTTGAACAGGATTTTATTCCGGACGTGATGGTTGGACACTGGGAAACTCCGCAGATCCCTTTATTATCCATGCTGAAAGAGGTGTACTCTTGTAAAGCAGTTGAGGTATTTCATGGGACGCATTATATCCATAAAGGAATATACTACAAAAAGTACAGGAAGTATCTGGAGAGTATTGATCAGTTTGGAGGACGATCCCCGGAGATCGCGAGGAAGGTCAAGGAAAGCTTAAAATTACAGTATGATCCCTTTATCTGCTATTCTGGAATTCCGAATGAATACATTCGTGAATATACGAGGGAGCGACCGGAGAAACGGTTTGAAGAGATGGATGCTATTCATGATTTTCTATATGTGGGGAAGCTGATTGACCGCAAATGTGTGGACTCGATAATATTAGCTCTACGAGACGCCTATCCCATGAAAAACTTTCATCTGAATATTATTGGTGTCGGAGCTTGTGAAGCCTCTCTGCGAGATATGGTAGATAAATTCGGTTTGCAGGAGCAGATTACATTTTATGGCTCCCTGCCGAGGGAGGAAGTAATCAAGCACATGCAATATGCGCAATGCTTTACCATGATAAGCAGTAGAGAGGTATTCGGACTTGTATATTTAGAGGCTATGTCGCAGGGATGTATCGTGATTGCATCCAGAAACGAAGGCTTTGACGGAATTATAGTTGATGGATTGAACGGGTTTTTGTGTGAAGCCGGTAACGCTCAGGAGCTAAGTAAGGTATATGAAAGAATCAATGGGCTGACACAGGAGGAAAAAGAGCAGATTTCCCGCAATGCGGTCGAAACGGCTCATCACTTCACGGACTCAGAAGTAGCAAAGCGCTATCTTAAGGTATTTTATTAA
- a CDS encoding DegT/DnrJ/EryC1/StrS family aminotransferase: MEYIREAFESNWIAPLGKNVDEFENEICCMLDVKAAAALSSGTAAIHLALKAAGVNKGDIVFCSSLTFSATANPVIYQNAVPVFIDSDYETWNMSPSALEEAFIRYDRIGKRPKAVIVVHLYGLPSALDEIVYLCHKYQVPLIEDAAESLGSLYKGRYTGTFGDYGVFSFNGNKIITTSGGGMLVSNREERIRKVRFWATQARDPARHYEHSELGYNYRMSNVTAGIGRGQLKVLHDRVRQKQYINEFYRRELDGLPGLTFMPENRYNRPNYWLSCILLHGPVRSNDVFEALDEENIESRPIWKPMHLQPFYKGYDFVGEGVSERLFREGVCLPSDTKMTDEDLMRVVRKIRGLWR; this comes from the coding sequence ATGGAATATATCAGGGAGGCCTTTGAGAGTAACTGGATCGCTCCATTGGGAAAGAATGTGGATGAGTTTGAAAACGAAATATGCTGTATGCTCGATGTAAAGGCGGCCGCAGCCCTATCTTCAGGTACGGCAGCGATTCATCTGGCTCTTAAGGCAGCAGGAGTTAATAAAGGAGATATTGTTTTTTGCTCATCCCTTACATTTTCGGCCACTGCAAATCCTGTTATATATCAAAATGCGGTGCCGGTTTTTATTGACAGTGATTATGAAACCTGGAATATGAGCCCATCAGCACTGGAGGAGGCATTTATCCGATATGATAGGATTGGGAAACGCCCCAAGGCGGTTATTGTAGTACACCTGTATGGATTACCCTCAGCACTGGATGAGATTGTTTATCTATGCCATAAGTATCAGGTTCCGCTAATCGAAGATGCGGCTGAGAGTCTGGGGTCCTTATATAAAGGACGGTATACCGGTACCTTTGGAGATTATGGGGTGTTTAGCTTCAATGGCAATAAAATAATTACCACCTCCGGAGGAGGAATGCTGGTATCAAATCGAGAGGAACGAATTCGAAAGGTGAGGTTTTGGGCGACACAGGCAAGGGATCCGGCAAGACATTATGAGCATAGTGAATTGGGATATAACTATCGTATGAGTAATGTCACCGCTGGAATTGGTCGGGGACAGTTAAAGGTACTGCATGACAGAGTGCGTCAAAAGCAATATATCAATGAATTCTATCGTAGGGAGCTGGATGGACTTCCGGGTCTAACATTTATGCCGGAGAATCGATATAACAGGCCGAATTACTGGCTTAGCTGCATTCTTCTTCATGGTCCTGTCAGATCCAATGATGTATTTGAAGCTCTGGATGAGGAAAATATCGAATCAAGACCTATCTGGAAACCGATGCATCTACAGCCATTCTATAAGGGATATGACTTTGTCGGAGAAGGGGTATCGGAAAGATTGTTCCGGGAAGGAGTATGCCTGCCAAGTGATACGAAGATGACCGATGAGGATTTGATGAGAGTTGTAAGGAAAATAAGAGGACTTTGGAGATGA
- a CDS encoding YveK family protein — MEGNKKFASEVKVEDLIRVLLHRAWLIIMIGVLGVAAAWGISTYILEPTYTSTAKMYVINRQNEDKTTLADLQTGVHLTKDFKILVKSRPVMEEVIKKLNLDISPGELSASVNVNIPTETRILEISVTNHDATLAKEIADTIVLVASSRLVEVMEIEKINTVELGNLPRTPSSPNRVSYMLQGGLGGIILISFILSAMYLRNDSIKNVEDIEKYLGLTTLGIIPMEEVSKKSKKKVRVRKQDTKVLAS, encoded by the coding sequence ATGGAAGGGAATAAAAAATTTGCATCTGAGGTAAAGGTGGAAGACTTAATTAGGGTATTGCTTCATAGGGCATGGCTAATCATCATGATTGGTGTACTTGGTGTTGCAGCAGCATGGGGAATATCGACATACATTTTGGAACCCACTTATACATCAACTGCTAAGATGTATGTGATTAACAGACAGAATGAGGACAAAACAACATTGGCTGATCTACAGACTGGAGTACATCTGACGAAAGATTTTAAAATTCTGGTAAAAAGCCGTCCAGTAATGGAAGAGGTTATTAAAAAGTTAAATCTGGATATTTCTCCAGGGGAGCTGTCTGCATCAGTAAATGTTAATATTCCTACTGAAACACGTATATTGGAGATATCCGTTACAAATCATGATGCTACACTTGCAAAAGAAATTGCTGATACCATCGTTTTAGTAGCTTCCAGTCGATTGGTTGAGGTTATGGAGATTGAGAAAATCAATACGGTTGAATTAGGAAACCTGCCGAGGACTCCTTCCAGTCCGAACCGGGTTAGTTATATGCTTCAGGGAGGACTTGGCGGAATCATTCTAATATCCTTTATTCTTTCAGCAATGTATCTGCGGAATGATTCCATTAAGAACGTGGAAGATATTGAGAAGTATTTGGGATTAACAACCCTTGGTATCATACCAATGGAAGAGGTTTCAAAAAAGAGTAAGAAAAAAGTACGTGTAAGGAAACAGGATACGAAGGTTCTGGCAAGTTAG
- a CDS encoding polysaccharide biosynthesis protein, producing the protein MHFRFRNSRKKLIIFLDMFITAIVFLVLSYLVSFNNGGKEIGFVNILPHLILMFVCGRISHYMFNTYKSIWRYAECKEYMTLLLSGVMGYFMFLLIDDIVLGKQFPLLFSLAGYSTSILCMLMMRFAYQIYRKRNTQRGASSGLPLAIIGAGSAGVTLLDEIQADPNSGYRVCLFIDDSYEKIGKRIHNIEVKGPISDLPKLLAGTGVSELILALPSIDHEKKKEILELCATMKCHVRILPDRLSLIQNDHDKSLSNSIREIKVEDLLGREPVSLNDKQVEQFIRGKVVMVTGGGGSIGSELCRQIVGFHPSSLVIVDIYENNAYDIEQELRFLYGDKLNLSIEIASVRDEEKVNQLFQKYRPNIVFHAAAHKHVPLMENCPDEAIKNNIYGTYHVVLAADRYHTEKFVLISTDKAVNPTNIMGATKRFCEMIVQSMNRISKTEYVAVRFGNVLGSNGSVIPLFKRQIEKGGPLTITDKRIIRFFMTIPEAAQLVLQAGSIASSSEIFVLDMGQPVKILDLAEKLIRLSGYEPYTEIPIIETGLRPGEKLYEELLMRGEELISTSNKKIFIERQKELSPVELHDKLGVLQRALEVGSISALKRAMKLVIPTYHDPEEVNRKSVSLDYQDVILKENIKIENVG; encoded by the coding sequence ATGCATTTTCGATTTCGAAATAGTCGTAAAAAACTAATTATATTTTTAGACATGTTTATTACAGCAATTGTCTTTCTAGTTCTGTCTTATCTGGTTTCTTTCAATAACGGAGGTAAAGAGATCGGATTTGTCAACATTTTACCACACTTAATTCTAATGTTTGTCTGTGGCAGGATATCTCATTATATGTTTAATACGTATAAAAGTATATGGAGGTATGCAGAATGCAAGGAATATATGACCTTGCTGCTGAGTGGTGTGATGGGTTATTTTATGTTCCTGTTAATTGATGACATAGTTTTAGGCAAACAGTTTCCGCTGTTGTTTTCTTTGGCGGGATATTCCACATCCATCCTGTGTATGTTAATGATGAGATTTGCCTATCAAATCTATCGCAAACGCAATACGCAACGAGGTGCTTCGTCAGGACTTCCGCTGGCTATTATTGGAGCAGGTAGTGCCGGTGTCACCCTGCTAGATGAAATACAAGCAGATCCGAATAGTGGATACCGTGTCTGCTTATTCATCGATGACAGCTATGAAAAAATAGGGAAGAGAATACATAACATTGAAGTAAAAGGTCCCATATCAGACCTCCCCAAGCTGCTTGCGGGGACGGGAGTATCGGAATTGATATTAGCGCTTCCATCCATTGATCATGAGAAGAAAAAAGAAATTCTGGAGCTATGTGCCACAATGAAATGTCATGTTCGAATTCTACCAGACCGACTGTCACTCATTCAGAATGATCATGATAAATCCCTATCAAACAGTATCCGTGAAATTAAGGTGGAAGATCTTCTGGGGAGAGAACCGGTTTCCCTGAATGATAAGCAAGTGGAGCAGTTCATAAGGGGAAAGGTGGTAATGGTTACCGGAGGCGGTGGTTCCATTGGCTCGGAACTATGCAGACAGATTGTTGGTTTTCATCCATCAAGTCTTGTCATTGTCGATATCTATGAGAATAATGCCTATGATATTGAACAGGAACTGCGTTTCCTATATGGGGATAAGCTAAATCTCAGCATTGAGATTGCATCGGTTCGAGACGAGGAAAAGGTGAACCAGTTATTCCAGAAATACCGGCCCAATATTGTATTTCATGCAGCGGCTCATAAGCATGTACCCCTAATGGAGAACTGCCCCGATGAAGCTATAAAAAATAATATATACGGCACCTATCATGTGGTGTTAGCGGCAGATCGGTACCATACGGAGAAATTCGTACTCATTTCCACGGATAAGGCAGTTAATCCAACCAATATCATGGGGGCTACGAAGCGTTTTTGTGAAATGATAGTGCAAAGTATGAATCGTATCAGTAAAACAGAATATGTAGCCGTTCGGTTTGGCAATGTACTTGGGTCTAACGGTTCTGTAATTCCACTTTTTAAACGTCAGATTGAAAAGGGTGGACCGCTTACGATCACGGATAAAAGAATTATTCGATTTTTTATGACCATTCCAGAAGCTGCCCAGCTGGTGCTCCAGGCCGGTTCCATTGCCAGCAGCTCAGAGATATTTGTTCTGGATATGGGACAACCGGTGAAGATACTGGATCTTGCTGAAAAACTGATTCGTTTATCCGGATATGAACCTTACACGGAGATACCGATCATTGAAACAGGACTAAGACCAGGAGAAAAGTTGTATGAAGAGCTTCTTATGAGGGGAGAAGAACTGATTTCCACCTCCAATAAGAAGATTTTTATTGAGAGACAGAAGGAATTATCTCCGGTAGAGCTTCATGATAAACTAGGTGTTTTACAGCGGGCCTTGGAGGTAGGTTCTATATCGGCTTTAAAACGGGCAATGAAGCTTGTAATACCGACTTACCATGATCCGGAGGAGGTAAACCGGAAGAGTGTATCGTTGGATTACCAGGATGTCATATTAAAAGAGAACATAAAAATCGAGAATGTCGGATGA
- the wecB gene encoding non-hydrolyzing UDP-N-acetylglucosamine 2-epimerase, with amino-acid sequence MNDRNNKLRVMTIIGTRPEIIRLSSCIKAFDRYFEHILVHTGQNWDYTLNQVFFEDLNLRAPDYYLDSVGENLGQTMGNIIAKSYEIMQQVRPEAILILGDTNSALSAIAAKRLKIPIFHMEAGNRCWDYNVPEMINRKLVDHISDINLPYTEHSRRYLLSEGVDGKTIFVTGSPMTEVIREHMEKINRSQVLQELGLEQGKYILLSAHREENIDREEYFLSLMNSINGIAEKYGCPVIYSTHPRSRKFIEARGFHFHPQVRSMKPFGFTDYIHLQKHAFCVLSDSGTLSEESAILHFPGVLLRTSTERPEVLDHGTIVIGGVGERDIQQAIELAVRMHENQEETVVAEDYQDTNVSVKVTKIIQSYTKIVNITVWGKQ; translated from the coding sequence ATGAATGATAGGAATAATAAATTGAGGGTTATGACCATTATCGGAACGAGGCCGGAGATTATAAGATTATCTTCCTGTATCAAAGCGTTTGATCGCTATTTTGAACATATATTAGTACATACGGGGCAGAACTGGGACTATACCTTGAACCAGGTGTTTTTTGAGGATTTGAATTTGCGGGCGCCGGATTATTATCTGGATAGTGTTGGGGAGAATCTTGGTCAGACCATGGGTAATATCATTGCGAAATCCTATGAGATAATGCAGCAGGTAAGACCAGAAGCTATCCTGATTCTGGGAGATACGAATTCGGCACTGTCCGCTATCGCAGCAAAGCGCCTGAAAATACCAATTTTTCACATGGAAGCTGGCAACCGGTGTTGGGATTACAATGTACCGGAAATGATCAATCGTAAATTGGTGGATCATATCTCGGATATTAATCTCCCCTATACAGAACACTCCCGACGATATCTACTGTCCGAGGGAGTGGATGGGAAGACGATATTTGTCACCGGATCTCCAATGACGGAGGTTATTCGGGAGCATATGGAGAAAATTAATCGAAGTCAGGTCCTGCAAGAGCTTGGGCTGGAACAGGGAAAATATATCCTGCTATCCGCTCACAGGGAGGAGAACATCGATCGGGAAGAGTACTTTCTTTCCCTTATGAATTCCATTAATGGCATTGCTGAAAAGTACGGATGTCCGGTAATTTATTCAACACATCCAAGGAGCAGGAAATTTATAGAAGCCAGAGGCTTTCACTTTCATCCTCAGGTACGCAGTATGAAGCCTTTTGGTTTTACTGATTATATTCATTTACAAAAACATGCGTTTTGTGTTCTATCCGATAGTGGAACACTGTCGGAAGAAAGTGCAATACTTCATTTTCCAGGAGTCCTGTTGCGTACCTCGACTGAGCGTCCTGAGGTATTGGATCATGGGACCATTGTCATCGGAGGGGTTGGAGAGCGGGATATTCAACAGGCAATTGAGCTTGCTGTAAGGATGCACGAAAACCAAGAAGAAACTGTTGTTGCTGAGGATTATCAAGATACCAATGTCAGTGTAAAGGTAACGAAGATTATCCAAAGCTATACCAAAATTGTGAATATTACAGTCTGGGGGAAACAATGA
- a CDS encoding polysaccharide biosynthesis protein yields the protein MFKNRTLLITGGTGSFGNAVLNRFLKTDIAEIRIFSRDEKKQDDMRHQYNSSKIKYYIGDVRNTQSIKEALRGVDYVFHAAALKQVPSCEFFPIEAVKTNILGTDNVLSASIENGVKKVVCLSTDKAAYPVNAMGTSKAMMEKVFVAKSKTVDPDKTLICGTRYGNVMCSRGSVIPLFIEQIKAGLPLTVTEPNMTRFIMSLEEAVDLVLFAFEHAQSGDIFVQKAPATTIEVLAKAVKAIFHADNPIKIIGIRHGEKMYETLLTNEECAHAIDMGNFYRVPADKRDLNYDKYFFEGDQKRSILKEFNSNNTKLLTVDETISKLLSLSYIQEELKAWEMRYEVIGHGSERLPRKKLNHTITKQEMRNYIHV from the coding sequence ATGTTTAAGAACCGGACATTATTGATTACAGGAGGGACAGGTTCCTTTGGAAATGCTGTTCTAAATCGCTTTTTAAAAACCGATATTGCGGAAATACGCATTTTTTCAAGGGATGAGAAGAAGCAGGATGATATGCGTCATCAATATAATAGCAGCAAGATAAAGTATTACATTGGGGATGTTCGTAATACGCAGAGCATCAAAGAGGCTCTCAGGGGTGTTGACTATGTTTTTCATGCTGCGGCACTGAAACAGGTTCCTTCCTGTGAGTTCTTTCCTATTGAAGCGGTGAAAACAAATATTCTTGGGACGGACAATGTCTTATCGGCCAGTATTGAAAATGGAGTAAAAAAGGTGGTTTGCTTGTCCACGGACAAAGCGGCATATCCTGTGAATGCTATGGGGACCTCCAAGGCGATGATGGAGAAGGTATTTGTAGCCAAATCAAAAACCGTTGATCCGGACAAAACTCTGATCTGCGGAACCAGATACGGCAATGTTATGTGCTCCAGAGGTTCGGTCATTCCCCTATTTATCGAACAGATCAAGGCAGGACTTCCATTAACGGTTACCGAGCCTAATATGACCAGATTTATTATGAGCCTGGAGGAAGCGGTGGATTTGGTTTTATTTGCATTTGAACACGCCCAAAGTGGAGATATATTTGTCCAGAAGGCTCCAGCGACCACTATTGAGGTCCTGGCCAAAGCGGTTAAGGCGATATTTCATGCAGACAATCCGATTAAGATCATCGGTATCCGTCATGGTGAAAAGATGTATGAGACACTTCTGACCAATGAGGAGTGTGCACATGCCATCGATATGGGAAACTTCTACCGGGTGCCTGCGGATAAGAGGGATTTGAATTATGATAAATACTTTTTTGAAGGGGATCAAAAGAGATCCATATTAAAGGAGTTTAATTCGAATAACACAAAGCTCTTAACAGTGGATGAAACCATATCAAAGCTGCTGTCACTATCGTATATCCAGGAGGAATTAAAAGCATGGGAGATGAGATATGAAGTTATTGGTCACGGGAGCGAAAGGCTTCCTAGGAAAAAACTTAATCACACAATTACAAAACAGGAAATGCGGAACTATATTCACGTATGA
- a CDS encoding capsular polysaccharide biosynthesis protein CapF, producing MKLLVTGAKGFLGKNLITQLQNRKCGTIFTYDLDSDPVKLEEYLEQCDFVYHLAGVNRPQKEEEFMEGNCGFTAMLLQSLTKMHKKIPVLMTSSIQAERNNPYGSSKRAAEEKLFAYERETGGKALVYRLPNVFGKWSRPNYNSAIATFCYNIARDLPIVVNDPSTILSLVYIDDVVDEIILALEGKEHRRDGYCYVDTVYSATLGKIVALLYSFKESRSKLALPYVKDELERKLYSTYVSFLPEDQFCYSLNMNRDERGSFTELFRTAECGQLSVNITKPGITKGNHWHHSKCEKFIVVQGKAVVELRRIDCEEILRYHVTGDKIEVIDIPVGYTHSIQNIGDGDLVTVMWANEGYQPEQPDTYYEPVRR from the coding sequence ATGAAGTTATTGGTCACGGGAGCGAAAGGCTTCCTAGGAAAAAACTTAATCACACAATTACAAAACAGGAAATGCGGAACTATATTCACGTATGATCTGGACAGTGATCCGGTAAAGCTAGAGGAATACTTGGAACAATGTGATTTTGTATACCACCTGGCAGGGGTTAACCGACCGCAGAAGGAAGAAGAGTTCATGGAGGGAAATTGCGGATTTACAGCAATGCTGCTACAGAGTCTTACGAAAATGCATAAGAAAATTCCTGTGCTGATGACCTCGTCCATCCAGGCAGAACGGAATAATCCATACGGTAGCAGTAAAAGAGCAGCGGAGGAGAAGCTTTTTGCCTATGAAAGGGAGACCGGAGGAAAGGCATTGGTCTACCGTCTTCCCAATGTCTTTGGGAAATGGTCGAGACCGAATTATAACAGTGCCATAGCAACCTTCTGTTATAACATAGCCCGTGACTTGCCAATTGTAGTGAACGACCCCTCAACCATTCTTTCCCTGGTGTACATTGATGATGTTGTGGATGAAATAATTCTGGCGCTGGAAGGGAAAGAGCATCGACGTGATGGATATTGCTATGTGGATACAGTATATTCTGCTACTCTGGGTAAGATTGTAGCATTACTCTATTCTTTTAAGGAAAGCAGGAGCAAGCTGGCTCTTCCCTATGTAAAGGATGAGCTGGAACGAAAGCTCTATAGTACCTACGTAAGCTTTCTTCCTGAGGATCAGTTTTGTTATTCCCTGAATATGAATCGGGATGAGAGAGGTTCCTTTACCGAACTGTTTCGAACAGCGGAATGTGGACAGCTATCCGTTAATATCACAAAACCAGGTATCACCAAAGGAAATCACTGGCATCACAGCAAGTGTGAAAAGTTTATTGTGGTTCAAGGGAAAGCGGTCGTTGAGCTTCGAAGAATTGATTGTGAAGAAATCCTTCGCTATCACGTAACCGGAGACAAAATTGAGGTTATTGATATCCCGGTAGGATATACACATAGTATCCAAAATATCGGAGACGGTGATCTGGTGACTGTCATGTGGGCGAACGAAGGGTATCAACCGGAACAGCCGGATACCTATTATGAACCGGTACGAAGGTAA
- a CDS encoding CpsD/CapB family tyrosine-protein kinase, translated as MKMIHLEKLQALDFRSNEAYKTLRTNIQFCGCNIKAICFTSSLPNEGKSNISFHLAISFAETGRRVVFVDCDLRRSMIVGRYKPDQSVFGLTHYLSGQNDLTDILYATNVPGLDIIFTGPVPPNPAELLAGDFFREMIEILRENYDYVILDTPPLANVIDSAIVAEKCDGVVLIIEKNLISYSLAQRVKQQLEKTNCKLLGAVLNKVEVGGKQYGYYGIKRYKKYEDKYYDNVFYS; from the coding sequence ATGAAAATGATTCATTTAGAAAAGCTACAGGCTTTAGATTTTCGAAGCAATGAGGCATATAAAACATTAAGAACCAATATTCAGTTCTGCGGATGCAATATAAAAGCAATTTGCTTTACAAGCTCTTTACCAAATGAAGGAAAATCAAATATATCCTTCCATCTGGCTATTTCCTTTGCAGAAACTGGCAGGAGGGTTGTGTTTGTAGACTGTGATCTGCGAAGATCAATGATTGTTGGAAGGTATAAGCCCGATCAGTCAGTTTTCGGATTGACTCATTATCTATCAGGGCAAAATGATTTGACGGATATTCTATATGCAACCAATGTTCCAGGTCTGGATATTATATTTACTGGACCGGTTCCTCCTAATCCGGCAGAACTTTTAGCAGGTGATTTCTTTCGTGAAATGATAGAAATCCTTAGAGAGAACTATGATTATGTGATACTCGATACACCTCCTCTTGCAAACGTTATTGATAGTGCAATTGTCGCTGAAAAATGCGATGGAGTGGTATTAATTATTGAGAAGAATTTAATCAGTTATTCCTTAGCACAGAGAGTAAAGCAGCAATTAGAAAAAACAAACTGCAAATTACTGGGAGCAGTATTGAATAAGGTTGAAGTGGGCGGGAAGCAATATGGTTATTATGGTATAAAACGATACAAAAAATATGAGGATAAATACTATGATAATGTATTCTACTCGTAA
- a CDS encoding sugar transferase gives MEKGQERVLRRGFYYKYGKRLMDIVFSLSALLILSPVILLVAALVRFKIGSPVLFKQERPGRREKIFTLYKFRTMTDERGEDGKLLPDELRLTSFGRFIRSTSLDELPELLNIIKGDMSIVGPRPLLVRYLGYYKPSERRRHEVKPGLTGIAQVSGRNYLGWEKRFECDVYYVDHITFLGDLIIILKTIKKVLQRKDIAVGDQKVLANLDEERGAS, from the coding sequence ATGGAGAAAGGTCAGGAAAGGGTATTAAGGCGGGGCTTTTATTACAAATATGGCAAGCGGCTAATGGATATTGTTTTCTCTCTGAGTGCACTTCTGATACTATCACCTGTAATTTTGCTAGTGGCAGCTCTGGTACGCTTTAAGATTGGTTCCCCCGTCTTATTTAAACAGGAGCGGCCTGGAAGAAGGGAAAAAATATTTACACTATATAAGTTTCGTACCATGACGGATGAGAGAGGAGAAGATGGAAAACTATTACCGGATGAACTGCGTTTAACCTCTTTCGGAAGATTTATTCGGTCGACCAGCCTGGATGAATTGCCTGAGTTACTGAATATAATTAAGGGGGATATGAGCATAGTAGGTCCAAGGCCCCTATTAGTCCGGTATCTGGGGTATTACAAACCGTCAGAAAGACGCAGGCATGAAGTAAAGCCCGGTCTTACCGGCATTGCGCAGGTCAGTGGACGAAACTATCTGGGATGGGAGAAACGATTTGAATGTGATGTGTATTATGTTGATCATATTACCTTCTTAGGGGATCTGATAATTATCCTCAAGACCATCAAAAAGGTTCTCCAAAGAAAGGATATTGCTGTAGGAGATCAAAAGGTGTTAGCAAATTTGGATGAAGAAAGAGGGGCATCATAA
- a CDS encoding GNAT family N-acetyltransferase has translation MQLVQIRSQDVKVYQEPMIKLMKQSYRLSFPDITISEEYFQQRLQLLESYLELDHAIVYAAVNRYELQGFIWFYVRESMGDKVIHIVHFVVDEEARQQGIGRKLIELVEDYALEHQILELELLVTRNNETAVEYYKKRNFEIERLIMRKRLVTY, from the coding sequence ATGCAGCTGGTTCAGATTCGTTCTCAGGATGTGAAGGTATATCAGGAACCCATGATAAAGCTTATGAAGCAGTCTTATCGGTTAAGCTTTCCTGATATTACGATTTCGGAGGAATACTTCCAGCAGCGTCTACAGCTGTTAGAAAGCTATCTTGAGCTTGACCATGCGATTGTCTACGCGGCTGTAAACAGGTACGAGCTGCAAGGATTTATATGGTTTTACGTAAGAGAGAGTATGGGGGATAAGGTAATACATATTGTTCATTTTGTTGTAGACGAAGAAGCAAGGCAGCAGGGAATCGGGAGAAAGCTGATTGAATTAGTAGAAGACTATGCCCTGGAGCATCAAATATTGGAGCTGGAGCTGCTTGTTACGAGGAATAATGAGACAGCAGTAGAGTATTATAAAAAAAGAAATTTTGAGATTGAGCGGCTGATTATGAGAAAACGGCTGGTAACTTATTAG